In a genomic window of Pokkaliibacter sp. MBI-7:
- the kdgR gene encoding DNA-binding transcriptional regulator KdgR, with product MSNPDTQPDSVSSVMKVFGILQALGDEHEIGITELSQRVLMSKSTVYRFLQTMKSLGYVSQDGDNDKYSLTLKLFELGAKALQHVDLIRIADKQMRQLSGLTRETIHLGAFEDDSIVYIHKIDSQYHLRMHSRIGRRNPLHSTAIGKVLMAWRDREEALAILRRCELRTFTANTITDLSQLQLVLDTVKAQGFAEDREEMEEGVYCIAVPIFDRFGHITAALSISFPAVRFNDAQQAEYVAMLHGAAKAICIESGFTGYPF from the coding sequence ATGAGCAATCCTGATACCCAACCGGATTCCGTTTCTTCCGTGATGAAAGTCTTTGGCATCCTGCAGGCTCTGGGCGACGAACACGAGATTGGTATCACCGAGCTGTCGCAACGTGTATTGATGTCCAAGAGCACGGTCTACCGTTTTCTGCAGACGATGAAATCGCTGGGCTACGTCAGTCAGGACGGCGACAACGACAAGTACTCCCTCACACTGAAGTTATTTGAGCTGGGAGCCAAGGCGCTCCAGCATGTTGACTTGATCAGGATCGCTGACAAGCAGATGCGACAGCTGTCTGGATTGACCAGAGAAACCATTCATCTGGGCGCCTTTGAAGACGACAGCATTGTCTATATCCATAAAATCGACAGCCAGTATCATCTGCGCATGCATTCACGTATCGGTCGACGCAATCCGCTACACAGTACGGCGATCGGCAAGGTGTTAATGGCATGGCGTGATCGTGAAGAGGCTCTGGCTATATTGCGCCGCTGTGAGCTGCGTACTTTTACAGCGAATACCATTACTGACCTGTCCCAATTGCAGTTGGTGCTGGATACCGTGAAAGCTCAGGGCTTTGCTGAAGATCGGGAGGAGATGGAGGAGGGCGTCTACTGTATTGCTGTGCCGATATTTGACCGCTTTGGTCATATTACAGCCGCACTGAGTATCTCCTTTCCGGCAGTGCGTTTTAATGACGCTCAACAGGCAGAGTATGTGGCTATGCTGCATGGTGCAGCGAAGGCGATCTGTATTGAGTCGGGTTTTACCGGCTATCCGTTCTGA
- the sctS gene encoding type III secretion system export apparatus subunit SctS, whose product MDALTLFKQGMVLVVMLSAPPLLVAVLVGVIVSLLQALMQVQDQTLPFAIKLVAVGITLALTGRWLGVEIIQFTTQMFNLIATTGR is encoded by the coding sequence TTGGATGCGCTGACGCTGTTCAAACAAGGCATGGTGCTGGTGGTGATGCTGTCTGCCCCGCCCCTGCTGGTGGCGGTGCTGGTTGGCGTCATCGTGTCACTGTTGCAGGCACTGATGCAGGTGCAGGACCAGACGCTACCGTTTGCCATCAAGCTGGTTGCCGTAGGCATTACCCTGGCGCTGACCGGGCGCTGGCTGGGGGTGGAAATCATTCAGTTCACCACACAGATGTTCAATCTGATCGCCACCACCGGGCGCTGA
- a CDS encoding FliM/FliN family flagellar motor switch protein — MTASLLASLRPVSLQQALRSRQLGHGRKLKFAAIDGAMGSLTLSLAPKSADNDWLDLLTGIGPMGLARNEAERFLNQLSAAPFASATAESITSEAPWYLQLYNQLLSAAARALFGYLLPAASPTPPSPCYVLSWQFAESSGQLLVALPDSTLDQLLDRGPWQPLSRLDLSSLQCSCPLLLGTLALQASQISRLCAGDILLPTTPFFTAHGEGSVLLGGKRLQLAYVEEGTLPAYQITYLSEVTAEDQSMYDQYDDNAPSSIHAALLESETPVTLTLQAGQIAMTLKELGQLQVGNVLIATGEPLGHATLYHRQQPVARGELVEVEGRLGVQISSVLLPGMSTDDAEPEAF; from the coding sequence ATGACGGCTAGTCTGCTGGCCTCTCTTCGCCCCGTATCGCTACAACAGGCACTACGCAGCCGACAGCTGGGTCATGGCCGCAAACTGAAGTTTGCAGCCATTGATGGAGCGATGGGCAGCCTGACCCTGAGTCTGGCACCAAAAAGCGCTGACAACGACTGGCTGGACCTGCTTACCGGTATCGGTCCGATGGGTCTTGCGCGCAATGAAGCCGAGCGCTTTCTCAATCAGCTGTCAGCAGCTCCCTTTGCCAGCGCCACGGCAGAGTCCATTACTTCAGAAGCACCCTGGTATCTGCAGCTCTACAACCAGTTACTGTCTGCCGCTGCGCGGGCCCTGTTCGGGTATTTGCTCCCGGCTGCATCGCCGACACCGCCTTCGCCCTGCTATGTACTCAGCTGGCAGTTTGCAGAGAGCAGCGGCCAGCTGCTTGTGGCCCTGCCCGACTCGACGCTGGATCAGCTGCTTGATCGCGGCCCATGGCAACCGCTTTCACGGCTTGACCTGTCATCGCTGCAATGCAGCTGTCCGTTGTTACTGGGCACGTTAGCGCTACAGGCGTCTCAGATCAGCAGGCTGTGTGCGGGCGATATCCTGCTACCCACAACGCCGTTTTTCACAGCGCACGGAGAAGGGTCAGTGCTGCTGGGAGGAAAGCGCCTGCAATTGGCTTATGTCGAGGAAGGAACCCTGCCCGCCTACCAGATCACTTATCTGAGTGAAGTCACCGCAGAAGATCAATCCATGTACGACCAATACGATGACAACGCACCGTCCAGCATTCATGCCGCCCTGCTTGAGAGTGAAACACCTGTCACCCTGACCCTGCAGGCAGGGCAGATCGCCATGACACTGAAAGAGCTTGGCCAGCTGCAGGTAGGCAACGTACTGATAGCGACCGGTGAACCGCTAGGCCATGCCACCCTTTATCATCGTCAGCAACCCGTCGCCCGGGGTGAGCTGGTCGAGGTGGAAGGCCGCCTGGGAGTGCAGATCAGCAGTGTATTACTGCCGGGAATGTCGACTGACGATGCTGAACCGGAAGCGTTCTGA
- the sctT gene encoding type III secretion system export apparatus subunit SctT produces MVFKGILHLNDWILAITLAMARLYPCLLLVPIFSFHELKGMMRYAVVVILALMVSPGIHAALPTDHSWWTIFALYFKEAVLGMLLGILLSMPFWLFESVGALFDNQRGALMGGQLNPSLGQDFTPLGFLFKQTLIVMMVLSGSFLTLLQVIWDSYLVWPPTQWFPAPAADGMDVYLDILSTTFSDMVLYAAPLVALLLFIEFGMAILSLYSPQLQAFVLSMPLKCLIGMGFLIIYMPTLFYLASERNLQLVGFKHTLQLLFSTP; encoded by the coding sequence ATGGTTTTCAAAGGGATTCTGCATCTCAATGACTGGATTCTGGCTATCACGCTGGCCATGGCCAGACTGTACCCCTGTCTGTTGCTGGTGCCGATTTTTTCCTTTCATGAACTAAAAGGCATGATGCGCTATGCCGTAGTCGTCATTCTGGCGCTGATGGTATCCCCCGGCATTCATGCTGCACTGCCCACCGACCATTCGTGGTGGACGATATTTGCCCTGTACTTCAAGGAAGCCGTGCTCGGCATGCTGCTCGGCATTCTGCTGTCGATGCCTTTCTGGCTGTTTGAATCAGTCGGGGCCCTGTTTGATAACCAGCGTGGCGCTCTGATGGGCGGGCAGCTCAATCCCAGCCTCGGTCAGGACTTCACGCCGTTAGGCTTTTTGTTCAAACAGACACTGATTGTGATGATGGTGCTGTCAGGCAGCTTTCTCACCCTCCTGCAGGTCATCTGGGACAGCTATCTGGTGTGGCCGCCAACCCAGTGGTTTCCAGCCCCCGCAGCCGACGGTATGGATGTCTATCTGGATATCCTCTCCACGACCTTTTCCGACATGGTGCTGTATGCCGCCCCTCTGGTCGCCCTGCTACTGTTTATTGAATTCGGCATGGCGATTCTCAGCCTGTACAGCCCCCAACTACAGGCCTTTGTGCTTTCTATGCCACTCAAGTGCCTGATTGGCATGGGGTTTCTGATCATCTATATGCCGACACTGTTCTATCTGGCCAGCGAGCGTAATCTGCAGCTGGTCGGCTTCAAGCATACTTTGCAGTTGCTGTTCTCCACGCCCTGA
- a CDS encoding type III secretion system HrpP C-terminal domain-containing protein, with protein MTPTFSNHEAQARPSQQQEPPSFRAAHASDSSTTEEPISPQETFSTADAMLFASLAVSTPIPQEEKIQTAQHCTSSDWQQQPLVLTTLENHIANQLGPFPPDSIECTLLLPHLGEVQLNARQSADEWQIDLTFLQPAALAYARRTHPHISQRLSERLGRPVTLGLFLREDTDYDG; from the coding sequence ATGACCCCGACCTTCAGTAACCATGAAGCCCAGGCCCGGCCTTCTCAGCAGCAGGAGCCACCGTCCTTCCGCGCTGCTCATGCCAGCGACTCATCCACCACAGAGGAACCCATTTCACCGCAAGAGACATTCAGCACTGCTGATGCGATGCTGTTCGCTTCGCTCGCGGTCAGTACACCTATTCCTCAGGAAGAGAAAATACAGACTGCACAGCACTGCACATCCAGCGACTGGCAACAACAACCGCTGGTACTGACGACACTGGAAAACCATATCGCTAACCAGCTTGGGCCTTTTCCGCCTGACAGTATCGAATGTACCTTGCTGCTGCCGCATCTGGGTGAAGTACAACTCAACGCCCGCCAATCTGCTGATGAGTGGCAGATTGACCTGACCTTTTTGCAACCAGCGGCACTCGCCTACGCACGCAGAACTCACCCGCATATCAGCCAGCGTCTCAGTGAACGCCTTGGTCGGCCTGTAACGCTGGGACTATTTCTGCGCGAGGACACTGACTATGACGGCTAG
- the sctU gene encoding type III secretion system export apparatus subunit SctU — MSEKTEKPTHKKLQDSRKKGQVGQSQDVPKLLIAAALLEVVLASVESGMSNMENLVAIPLTLLQQPFGYAAKAVVVQCMTIAASMMIVVLGIAVIMRLIGGWMQFGFLFAPEALKLDFNKLNPFTQLKNMFSGKKLFELFNSVVKAVALTFILYLLLKPALQTLIKLPLTDLNTTWHGITLLFIKIERTCLMVLLVLAAIDFGMQKYFHIKGLMMSKDDIKQEHKNSEGDPHTKGHRRQVAREIAMGGGPAPKPQPKLEDADALVVNPTHFAVGLYYHAETTPLPRIVCKGMDDDALALIEEAKARNIPVIRFVWLARTLYREDTGRYIPRETLRYVARIYQVIRELDEDAMEDGILHIPDLEVL; from the coding sequence ATGAGCGAAAAGACAGAAAAACCCACCCACAAAAAACTGCAGGACTCGCGGAAGAAAGGCCAGGTCGGTCAGAGTCAGGATGTGCCCAAGCTGCTGATTGCTGCAGCGTTACTGGAAGTAGTGCTCGCTTCGGTAGAGTCCGGCATGAGCAATATGGAAAATCTGGTCGCTATCCCACTTACATTGCTGCAGCAACCTTTTGGCTATGCCGCCAAAGCCGTAGTGGTGCAATGCATGACGATAGCGGCTTCCATGATGATCGTGGTGCTGGGTATTGCGGTGATCATGCGACTGATAGGCGGCTGGATGCAGTTTGGCTTTTTGTTCGCGCCTGAAGCCCTCAAGCTCGACTTCAACAAGCTCAATCCTTTTACCCAGCTGAAGAATATGTTCTCCGGCAAAAAGCTGTTTGAGTTGTTCAATAGTGTAGTCAAGGCGGTGGCGTTGACTTTCATCCTCTATCTGCTGTTGAAACCAGCGCTCCAGACGCTGATCAAGCTGCCACTGACCGATCTCAATACTACCTGGCATGGCATCACGCTGCTGTTTATCAAGATTGAACGTACCTGTCTGATGGTACTGCTGGTACTGGCAGCCATCGATTTTGGCATGCAGAAGTACTTCCATATCAAGGGCCTGATGATGAGCAAGGATGACATCAAACAGGAGCACAAGAACTCCGAAGGTGACCCTCATACCAAAGGCCACCGCCGGCAGGTAGCCCGGGAGATTGCCATGGGGGGCGGTCCGGCGCCCAAGCCGCAGCCCAAACTGGAAGATGCCGATGCGCTGGTGGTCAATCCTACCCACTTTGCTGTCGGTCTGTACTATCACGCCGAAACGACGCCACTGCCACGCATTGTCTGTAAAGGTATGGATGACGATGCACTGGCACTGATCGAGGAGGCCAAGGCCAGAAACATTCCTGTTATCCGCTTTGTCTGGCTGGCCCGAACGCTATACCGCGAAGATACAGGGCGATATATTCCGCGCGAAACACTGCGCTATGTCGCACGTATCTATCAGGTCATTCGGGAGCTGGATGAAGACGCCATGGAGGACGGCATACTGCATATTCCTGATCTTGAAGTGCTCTAG
- a CDS encoding sugar kinase: MSSAQRSARCSSGDNPLQVAIIGECMIELRHTETGIVEGFGGDTLNTAVYLMRSAQQQLGVSYVTALGTDGFSDNMLAAWQQEGIDTSLIQRFDNKLPGLYVIETDPNGERRFHYWRNDAAARYWLDTAETNAILEALMKMDVLYLSGISLAILAPVARQKLIDVLISYRSQGGKVIFDNNYRPRLWESPEVTKHWYQQMLQATDIAFLTLDDEDMLWGPLPVADVISRTQAAGVTEVVIKRGAESCLVMSDGQLYEVPAVRVLPQQVVDTTAAGDSFSAGYLAARLCDDSVEQAAAAGHRLASTVIQHRGAIIPMQSMPQV, encoded by the coding sequence ATGTCTTCAGCCCAACGTTCTGCTCGTTGCTCATCAGGCGATAACCCGCTGCAAGTAGCCATTATTGGCGAGTGCATGATTGAGTTACGCCATACTGAAACAGGTATTGTTGAAGGGTTTGGTGGCGACACCCTTAACACTGCGGTTTACCTCATGCGTAGCGCACAGCAGCAGCTTGGAGTCAGTTACGTCACTGCTCTGGGTACGGATGGCTTCAGCGACAATATGCTGGCTGCATGGCAGCAGGAAGGTATCGATACTTCCCTGATTCAACGTTTTGACAACAAGTTGCCCGGACTTTACGTCATTGAGACAGATCCCAATGGTGAGCGTCGCTTCCACTACTGGCGCAATGATGCCGCAGCACGTTACTGGCTTGATACTGCTGAGACAAATGCCATTCTTGAAGCGCTGATGAAGATGGATGTGCTGTATCTGAGTGGTATTAGCCTGGCCATTCTGGCACCAGTGGCGCGACAAAAGCTGATTGATGTACTGATCAGTTATCGCTCCCAGGGTGGTAAGGTGATTTTTGATAACAACTACCGACCACGTTTATGGGAGAGCCCTGAAGTAACAAAGCACTGGTATCAGCAGATGTTGCAGGCAACTGACATTGCCTTCCTTACTTTGGACGACGAAGACATGCTCTGGGGTCCGCTTCCGGTGGCTGACGTCATCTCTCGAACACAGGCTGCGGGAGTAACAGAGGTCGTGATCAAGCGCGGAGCAGAGTCTTGTCTGGTGATGTCGGATGGACAGTTGTATGAAGTCCCAGCAGTAAGGGTTTTGCCGCAGCAGGTTGTTGATACCACGGCTGCCGGTGACTCCTTCAGTGCGGGCTATCTGGCAGCCCGGCTTTGTGATGATTCTGTTGAGCAGGCAGCAGCAGCAGGCCATCGTCTGGCCTCGACCGTAATTCAACACCGTGGTGCGATTATTCCCATGCAGTCGATGCCTCAGGTTTGA
- a CDS encoding FliI/YscN family ATPase, whose product MSGPAQLHAWAQRLQQRLTRVNAVEVQGKVVQVNGILLESRLPFARIGDLCSIEGQDEKQVLAEIVGFSDSTALLSALGALDGIEAGARITPYYQEHRIRIDDSLLGCVLDGFGRHLQGRTEAFTLERDEFTYPVIADALAPTQRPRISSPMPTGVRAIDGLLTIGEGQRIGVFAGAGCGKTTLLAELARNMPCDVIVFGLIGERGRELREFLDHELDDELRSRAILVCSTSDRTSMERARAASTATAIAEGFRAQGKRVLLLIDSLTRFARAQREIGLAAGEPPGRGGFPPSVYTMLPRLVERAGNMEGAGSITALYTVLIEGDVIAGDPVADEVRSLLDGHIILSRKLAEKNHYPAIDVLGSISRTMTNVTERPHIQAAGKLRNLMSAYKEVEMLIRLGEYEQGHDPVTDAAVALQGDINRFLQQDMHDPTHYDETLHVLQQLSNHAPF is encoded by the coding sequence ATGTCCGGCCCTGCACAGCTGCACGCCTGGGCTCAGCGCCTGCAACAGCGTCTGACTCGGGTCAACGCGGTGGAAGTACAGGGCAAGGTAGTCCAGGTCAATGGCATCCTGCTGGAAAGCCGGTTGCCCTTCGCCCGTATCGGTGACCTGTGCAGTATTGAGGGTCAGGACGAAAAACAGGTTCTGGCGGAAATCGTCGGCTTCAGTGACAGCACAGCATTGCTGTCAGCGCTGGGGGCTCTGGATGGTATCGAGGCGGGCGCCCGTATTACGCCTTACTATCAGGAACATCGCATTCGTATCGATGACAGCCTGCTCGGCTGCGTGCTCGACGGTTTCGGGCGCCATCTGCAGGGGCGAACAGAAGCCTTCACTCTGGAGCGTGATGAATTTACCTATCCAGTAATCGCCGACGCTCTGGCACCAACCCAGCGCCCCCGTATCAGCTCGCCAATGCCGACGGGCGTGCGCGCCATTGATGGCCTGCTGACCATCGGTGAAGGACAACGTATTGGCGTTTTTGCCGGTGCAGGCTGCGGCAAGACCACCCTGCTGGCAGAGCTGGCGCGCAACATGCCTTGTGATGTCATCGTGTTTGGCCTGATTGGTGAGCGAGGTCGCGAGCTGCGGGAGTTTCTCGACCATGAACTCGACGACGAACTGCGTAGCCGTGCCATTCTGGTGTGCTCCACCTCTGACCGCACCAGTATGGAACGTGCCCGGGCGGCTTCCACCGCGACCGCCATTGCCGAAGGCTTTCGGGCTCAGGGTAAGCGGGTATTGCTGCTGATCGACTCCCTTACACGATTTGCCCGGGCCCAGCGTGAAATAGGCCTTGCAGCAGGCGAGCCTCCCGGCCGTGGCGGCTTTCCACCCTCGGTGTACACCATGCTGCCAAGGCTGGTGGAGCGGGCAGGCAATATGGAGGGCGCAGGCTCCATCACTGCGCTCTATACCGTCCTGATTGAAGGTGACGTAATCGCCGGTGACCCGGTGGCTGACGAAGTGCGCTCATTGCTTGATGGCCATATCATCCTGTCACGCAAGCTGGCCGAGAAAAATCACTACCCCGCTATCGACGTCCTTGGCAGCATCAGCCGCACCATGACCAACGTCACCGAGCGACCCCATATTCAGGCGGCAGGCAAACTGCGCAATCTGATGTCCGCTTATAAAGAAGTCGAAATGCTTATCCGTCTGGGTGAATACGAGCAGGGGCATGATCCGGTTACCGATGCTGCCGTCGCCCTGCAGGGCGACATCAATCGCTTTCTGCAGCAGGACATGCATGACCCCACGCACTATGACGAAACCCTGCATGTTCTGCAGCAGTTGAGCAACCATGCGCCGTTCTAG
- the sctR gene encoding type III secretion system export apparatus subunit SctR, which yields MNLGQVDPLIFALFLGALSLLPILLIVCSAFLKISMVLLITRNAMGVQQVPPNMAIYGIALAATLFVMAPVFKDISVKIKETPPDFSSLDKMQSSVNHLIGPLQQFMARNSNPDVQTHLIGNTVQLWPKEMSEKVTKDDLLITIPAFMLSELQAGLEIGFLIYIPFIVIDLIVSNLLLALGMQMVSPMTISLPLKILLFVLVDGWGRLLDGLFYTYVS from the coding sequence ATGAATCTGGGACAGGTCGATCCGCTGATTTTTGCGCTTTTTCTCGGCGCACTCTCGCTGCTCCCCATCCTGCTGATCGTCTGCAGTGCCTTTCTGAAGATATCCATGGTGCTATTGATCACACGCAATGCCATGGGTGTACAGCAGGTGCCGCCAAACATGGCCATCTACGGTATCGCGCTGGCCGCCACCCTGTTTGTCATGGCGCCGGTGTTCAAGGACATCAGCGTCAAGATCAAGGAAACACCGCCTGACTTCAGCTCTCTGGACAAGATGCAGAGCAGCGTCAACCACCTGATCGGCCCCTTGCAACAGTTTATGGCGCGGAACTCCAACCCGGATGTGCAGACCCATCTGATCGGCAACACCGTGCAACTCTGGCCAAAAGAGATGTCAGAGAAAGTCACCAAGGATGACCTGCTGATAACCATTCCTGCCTTTATGCTGTCGGAGCTGCAGGCGGGTCTGGAGATAGGCTTCCTGATTTATATCCCCTTTATCGTCATTGATCTGATCGTCTCTAACCTCCTGCTGGCGTTAGGCATGCAGATGGTATCGCCGATGACCATCTCGCTACCCCTGAAGATCTTGCTGTTTGTTCTGGTGGATGGCTGGGGCCGCCTGCTCGATGGTCTGTTCTATACCTATGTGTCTTAA
- the mmuM gene encoding homocysteine S-methyltransferase, whose protein sequence is MSANPIAAILAQYPVMILDGALATELEARGCNLNDSLWSAKVLMEQPELIKAVHSDYFAAGADVATTASYQATFEGFAKRGLNAEQASELMAKAIALAAEARDEFWNSLSAEQQASRPRPLVAASVGPYGAMLADGSEYRGHYGKSEEELMAFHRPRMQVLVDAGADLLACETIPCLTEAQAIARLMPEFPGIAAWISFSCKDEAHNSEGELLSNCVAALESAEQIAAVGINCTAPQFIPALVKAARAATSKPVMVYPNSGESYDPENKCWHGPANAEQFAEQAQQWHQCGASLIGGCCRTSPADIRAVAHWARQP, encoded by the coding sequence ATGTCTGCAAACCCTATCGCGGCCATTCTGGCGCAATATCCTGTAATGATTCTTGATGGTGCCTTGGCTACCGAGCTAGAAGCACGCGGTTGCAATCTGAACGATTCCTTATGGTCTGCCAAAGTGTTGATGGAGCAGCCCGAGCTGATCAAAGCCGTGCATTCCGATTACTTTGCAGCGGGGGCCGATGTGGCTACGACTGCCAGCTATCAGGCTACCTTTGAAGGTTTTGCCAAGCGTGGCCTGAATGCAGAGCAAGCCAGCGAACTGATGGCAAAGGCCATCGCTCTGGCGGCTGAAGCACGCGATGAATTCTGGAATAGTCTTTCAGCTGAGCAGCAAGCATCACGCCCTCGTCCACTGGTCGCAGCTTCCGTAGGCCCTTATGGTGCCATGCTGGCAGACGGCTCAGAATACCGGGGACATTATGGGAAATCTGAAGAAGAGCTTATGGCGTTCCATCGTCCACGCATGCAAGTGCTGGTAGATGCCGGAGCAGACCTGCTTGCCTGCGAAACCATCCCCTGCCTCACCGAAGCACAGGCTATCGCCCGCTTGATGCCTGAGTTCCCCGGCATTGCCGCCTGGATCAGCTTCAGCTGCAAGGACGAAGCACATAATAGTGAAGGTGAGCTTTTGAGTAACTGCGTTGCCGCACTGGAAAGTGCTGAACAAATAGCGGCGGTAGGTATCAACTGCACAGCACCGCAGTTCATCCCTGCGTTAGTGAAGGCTGCGCGGGCCGCTACCAGTAAGCCAGTCATGGTGTATCCCAATTCCGGTGAGAGTTATGACCCGGAAAACAAATGCTGGCATGGGCCAGCCAACGCAGAACAGTTTGCCGAACAGGCACAGCAGTGGCATCAATGCGGCGCATCACTAATTGGTGGATGCTGCCGTACATCTCCCGCAGATATCCGTGCAGTGGCTCACTGGGCCCGCCAGCCCTGA
- a CDS encoding GGDEF domain-containing protein, whose product MPPARSSSTLPIKLATLLLVCFIALSWSLVQREHEQNSEEMSKHLHMSAWLLEQALQPHLRQPSASTDLANDYAFLTTLQTQVLQSLNCNLYIIDAGGHLLATGPQGGPLQTQRGQSLEQLPGLKSAVEQLAQGAPDASYQDHDGTHRLAARLLDNGRLIAIADMSEPSWYSDLSSPVYILTLAGIVLVLLVWRISNRALQDWQRQSLAQSIIDPLTTLPNRRGFELLASQGLKEAKRTKEELSVLLINLDLFARVNLNYGTHAGDTLLKHLSSLLRTTLRASDILCRWNGDEFIVLLKNSPADTALLVAEKLRARVAEQKFNFSGEAVSLTVSIGVATLTSRDDLRSLLSRAAGTLTSAKEQGRDRIGYPHFSGNSAAGQPT is encoded by the coding sequence ATGCCCCCTGCCCGCTCATCCTCCACCCTGCCCATCAAACTGGCTACCCTGCTGCTGGTGTGTTTCATTGCCCTGAGCTGGAGCCTTGTGCAGCGTGAACATGAGCAGAACAGTGAGGAGATGAGCAAACATCTGCACATGTCGGCATGGTTGCTGGAACAGGCTCTGCAACCCCACCTCCGTCAGCCATCGGCATCCACTGATCTGGCAAATGACTATGCCTTTCTCACCACCCTGCAAACGCAGGTGCTGCAAAGCCTGAACTGCAACCTCTATATCATTGACGCCGGCGGACATTTGCTGGCGACTGGCCCGCAAGGTGGCCCGCTGCAAACCCAGCGTGGACAATCACTGGAGCAGCTGCCGGGCCTGAAAAGTGCGGTGGAACAGCTGGCCCAGGGCGCCCCTGACGCCAGCTATCAGGATCACGATGGCACACACCGGCTGGCTGCCCGGCTGCTGGACAATGGTCGTCTGATTGCCATTGCAGACATGAGCGAACCCAGCTGGTACAGCGACCTCAGCTCACCCGTCTATATTCTGACACTGGCAGGCATCGTTCTGGTGCTGCTGGTCTGGCGTATCAGTAACAGAGCACTGCAAGACTGGCAGCGCCAGAGTCTGGCGCAGTCCATCATCGATCCGCTGACGACGCTACCCAACCGTCGCGGTTTTGAACTGCTTGCCAGTCAGGGGTTGAAGGAAGCCAAACGCACCAAAGAAGAGTTGTCGGTACTGCTGATCAATCTCGACCTGTTTGCCAGAGTCAATCTGAATTACGGCACCCACGCTGGCGATACCCTGCTCAAGCACCTTTCCTCGCTGTTACGTACCACGTTGCGTGCGTCCGATATTCTCTGTCGCTGGAACGGCGATGAATTCATCGTGCTGCTGAAAAACTCACCCGCCGACACCGCCTTACTGGTGGCCGAGAAGCTGCGTGCACGCGTGGCTGAGCAGAAGTTCAACTTTTCCGGCGAAGCAGTGAGTCTGACGGTGAGCATCGGCGTTGCCACCCTCACCAGTCGCGATGACCTGCGCTCATTATTATCCAGAGCTGCTGGCACCCTGACCTCCGCCAAGGAACAGGGCCGTGATCGCATCGGCTATCCACACTTCAGCGGGAACTCCGCTGCCGGGCAGCCCACTTAA
- a CDS encoding FHA domain-containing protein, whose product MYELRVLTGLHRGAALPLIGEQWLIGADENADLVLFDPGIKPEHCRLQWQEDSWALTALQGKVTDAEGHRLESIEALRANMAFAINGIWLTVVDANTPWPVEDDEPIAAASQVATVPAQARRSVVPFVLGFLSAAAIVATSTWAALSPAPEQPAVNTQSASNKMSLSSSTDVEQQLKQMLNDRELGDKVKVRVHGQQVLLTGALSRDEQDLVKRMLSRFQKRFTTPLLVDNQISTLSLKLPFDIVQITSGPMGHVVTSDGRRLFVGDELDGIRLVSIEASKVTFKGKQDYEVTW is encoded by the coding sequence ATGTATGAATTACGTGTTCTTACCGGCTTACATCGTGGCGCAGCCTTACCTTTGATTGGTGAACAGTGGCTTATCGGTGCCGATGAAAACGCCGATCTGGTGCTGTTTGATCCCGGCATCAAACCCGAACATTGCCGTCTGCAGTGGCAGGAAGACAGCTGGGCACTGACGGCACTGCAGGGCAAAGTCACCGATGCCGAAGGGCACCGACTCGAAAGTATCGAGGCACTGCGCGCCAACATGGCATTTGCCATCAATGGCATCTGGTTGACGGTAGTGGATGCCAATACCCCCTGGCCAGTAGAAGATGATGAGCCCATCGCCGCCGCCAGTCAGGTGGCTACGGTTCCCGCTCAGGCCCGGCGCTCGGTTGTTCCCTTTGTGCTGGGCTTTCTCAGTGCAGCAGCCATTGTCGCCACCAGTACCTGGGCCGCACTCTCACCCGCCCCAGAGCAGCCAGCAGTGAATACCCAGAGCGCAAGCAACAAGATGTCGCTGTCATCATCGACGGATGTCGAACAGCAGCTGAAGCAGATGCTCAATGACCGGGAACTGGGCGACAAGGTCAAAGTCAGGGTACATGGCCAGCAGGTGCTGCTGACGGGTGCACTCAGCCGCGATGAACAGGATCTCGTCAAGCGTATGCTCAGTCGCTTTCAGAAGCGCTTTACCACCCCATTGCTGGTCGATAATCAGATCAGCACCCTGTCACTCAAGTTACCGTTCGATATCGTACAGATCACTTCCGGCCCCATGGGTCATGTCGTAACCAGTGATGGCCGACGTCTGTTCGTGGGGGATGAGCTGGACGGCATCCGACTGGTCTCCATTGAGGCCAGTAAGGTCACCTTCAAAGGCAAGCAGGATTACGAGGTCACCTGGTAA